GGTCCTCTAGTTCCTCAATATCAACAGCCTTTGTGTTTTCAAATATAGAACTGCCGCCTTGGGTAATATCCTCCACCAAACTAGATAAGAATTTAAGGGGATGGAACTGTGCTTGGTTTTTAAAACCGATAGCGCCCTTGATTGGGAATGGAAGAGGAAGAGTATCTGTATAGAATGCATCAATTCCTAAATCCAATGCAGCCTTCACTTCGTTTTTAATATCTTCTATGTATACGTCGGACTGAGTATAGATGTACGCATTCTGTAAACTAAAATCACAATCGATATTTTTTTCTTCAATAATTTTAGAAATCACCTGAATTGCTTTTTCGTTAGATTCCGCATATTGTTTGGATTTCTCTACACCGATCTGCTGAATCATTTTATCGTACATTAAATCGTGCTGAGAAGTAATTTTAGCGGTGGTATGGCCCGTAGTGCCCTTCAGTATACGGTCAGCATCGACGATGGCAACCCTTAAGCCTTCCTTTGTCAGTAGATATCCCGATGTAATGCCTGTAATACCGCCACCGATAATAGCCACATCTACAGAGATATTTTCTTCTAGCTTTGGATAATTGGGCGTAGACGAAGAAGCGATCCAATAAGATTCAGGTTCTTTAAGAAATCCTTTTTCTGGGGAATAATATTGATTCATGGTTTGCATCCTTCCTTATTATAAAGTTTAAATTCTATCTATCCCTATGATTTACCAAGTTGTAGAAAATATTCTATATTTCCTCCAATTTCAAAACCAGTATGGATCCCCTTTCCCTCAAATAGATTCGCTCTACTTTTGTGATCATGCAGAGAAACCATAACAGTGGAGGTAATACTCTCTGTAACTTCACCGTTCATCAGCCCATTTTTCGGTGCCTTTAAGACGCCACCCTTGGAAAAGATGGCCTTGATATGGAGGGTATATTTAGCATCGGCAATATCTATGAGAATCGTATCCTTCATATACTGTAGCTTTGTAATTTTTGCCCCTGTATAGGTAGCAAATGAAAACATCCGATCTCCGATTCGTAAAAAGGAAAGAAAGCCAGTAAAATGGCTACAGAGAAAAGGGATTTTGGCAATGGAAAACATGAGGGAAACATCACCCTGTGGAAAATGATTGGATTGTATCCAAATCCAGGATTCTGGAAAGGACTTGCCCCAGTCTTTCTCTATGTAGCCGTAGCCATTATTAAAGCTAATCTCAGTACCATTGTGGGCAATACTGCCCTCAATCTCATGATGAATGTTGACAACACCGTGGTAGCACTCCATGAAAGGTACAAAAGAGAAAGGCCCCATAATTCCCGGTCGAAGGATTCCTTTGGGAAAAGGAATGATATTCTGAAAGGATAGTTGACCTTGAATTGAGATGTTCTGATCTTTTAAGTCTAGAATAATGCCGTCTTGTGTGAAGAGATTATTTCCAATCTGGACATTGAATTTGTTTTCTAGGAATTTAAAACTGGAAATATCGTATTTAAAATAATGGACATTGCAGCTGTTTGCTTCGATAACCTGAACGAAAGCATGGTGATCGTCTTCGGATTTTCCATGTGCAATGCCGGGGATAACCGCCCATACATTTTCCTGTTTAGAATCAATTAATTTATAATACCATCCTTCAAAATAATTTTTATTTTTATATTTTCCCTGAAACATTTCTGGATGCCATAGCTTTTTTATGAGGTACATTGAAGTTCTCCTTTTCAGTAAGTATTTGATAGAGATTATGAATATATCTTTTCCCTAGAGATAGAAAAATATAAGAAATGAAGAGCATTGAGAGGCATATGTATAAATTCTAAATGAACAAAATCCATGTATGTTAAAGAAGGCTAGTTCTTCTTTATAACATGGATTTTATAAAAATAGAATATTCTATAGATTGCAGCAAGTCACCGAGATGAGGCTTTAAAAGAAACGATCATGTGATTCAAATTAAACATTGCCAAATTGCACAGGTTGCATTCCATTTAAAATATAATGGTTGTTTTCCAATTCTAATTCCTTCAGGTTTCCTTCGTAAATAACGGTACCCTTAATCTCTAATAGGCTTTGAGGTCGAATTAGATTTCTAGGCAAATTAAAGTCTACAATATTACTTTCGTTTAGAAGGTAGTATACGAATTCAGAACACAGGAATCGATGTTCATAATGAGTCTCCTTATTGAATAAGCCGTAGATCAATCCTGGGTAATTGTATTTATAGAGGTGTTTATTCTTTATGAAGTGGTGGATCATAGATTCTACATGCTCATACTGCTGTTTTGTTACTTCTATCTCCATGATCAAACCAGGTAGGTTCTTATGAAATTTATATACGCCGGTATCTAGGGTTTCTCTTCTAAACCTACCGAGGAATGGATTCTTGGTATACTTCCTTCCGAAACTATACATACGGTTTAGATCCTTATCCAAGGAAATAGCGGCATGGGTATATTGATCGTTTGTAAAATTGTGTATCAATTTAGATATCATCGTATTCGTCCGAGTAAGCAAGACATATAAATAATATTTCTGCATGAATGGGCCCCTTTATTTTGTGAATTTATTTTTTTATTCATGGTGGAACTGGTTGATTTATATAAGATATAAAACGCAAGATTTTTATATTCC
Above is a genomic segment from Alkaliphilus oremlandii OhILAs containing:
- a CDS encoding tocopherol cyclase family protein, translated to MYLIKKLWHPEMFQGKYKNKNYFEGWYYKLIDSKQENVWAVIPGIAHGKSEDDHHAFVQVIEANSCNVHYFKYDISSFKFLENKFNVQIGNNLFTQDGIILDLKDQNISIQGQLSFQNIIPFPKGILRPGIMGPFSFVPFMECYHGVVNIHHEIEGSIAHNGTEISFNNGYGYIEKDWGKSFPESWIWIQSNHFPQGDVSLMFSIAKIPFLCSHFTGFLSFLRIGDRMFSFATYTGAKITKLQYMKDTILIDIADAKYTLHIKAIFSKGGVLKAPKNGLMNGEVTESITSTVMVSLHDHKSRANLFEGKGIHTGFEIGGNIEYFLQLGKS